From Arcobacter sp. CECT 8983, the proteins below share one genomic window:
- a CDS encoding S1 RNA-binding domain-containing protein — translation MNKEINLGEINKLKVSRVSEPGLYLKALNDEEVLLPNAYIKKEMQIDSIIDVFIYTDSEDRLVATTLTPYGFKGDFVALEVIDIAKFGAFLDIGLPKDLLVPKNKQRSTFNIGEKKVVQIIEDEKTHRLIGTEKFELKKLDYKFSQNDEVEIIPYIKTPLGFKVIVNNKYPGLIYHNEIFEKIQVGDKKRAYIKFVREDDKLDISLQKIGAKKSDDNSQRVLDILKENSGELNFTYKSDTQDIKDTFKMSKKAFKASLTKLLEDKKIILNETSIKAI, via the coding sequence ATGAACAAAGAAATAAACTTAGGTGAAATAAATAAACTAAAAGTATCAAGAGTTAGTGAACCAGGACTTTATCTAAAAGCCTTAAATGATGAAGAAGTATTACTTCCAAATGCATATATTAAAAAAGAGATGCAAATTGATTCTATCATAGATGTATTTATATACACAGATAGTGAAGATAGACTTGTAGCAACAACCTTAACTCCTTATGGATTTAAAGGTGACTTTGTAGCTTTAGAGGTAATTGATATTGCAAAATTTGGAGCTTTTTTAGATATAGGTCTTCCAAAAGACTTATTAGTTCCTAAAAATAAGCAAAGATCTACTTTTAATATAGGAGAGAAAAAAGTAGTTCAAATTATAGAAGATGAAAAAACACATAGACTTATTGGAACTGAAAAATTTGAACTAAAAAAACTTGATTATAAGTTTTCACAAAACGATGAAGTAGAGATTATTCCATATATTAAAACACCTCTAGGCTTTAAAGTTATTGTAAATAACAAATATCCAGGTCTTATCTATCACAATGAGATTTTTGAGAAAATTCAAGTTGGAGATAAAAAAAGAGCTTATATCAAATTTGTTAGAGAAGATGACAAGCTTGACATTTCACTACAAAAAATTGGTGCTAAAAAAAGTGATGACAACTCACAAAGAGTTTTAGATATTCTAAAAGAAAATAGTGGAGAATTAAACTTTACATATAAAAGTGATACCCAAGATATAAAAGATACTTTTAAAATGAGTAAAAAAGCTTTCAAAGCTTCACTAACAAAACTATTAGAAGATAAAAAAATCATACTTAATGAAACTTCGATAAAAGCTATATAA
- a CDS encoding metal ABC transporter permease — protein MLDALQYDFIQNAILAGILVSIAAGIIGSLIVVNRITFLAGGIAHSSYGGIGLAIYLGLPILFGATFFAILTAVIIAAITLKNRKRIDSIIGIMWALGMAIGIILIDITPGYNVDLMSYLFGSIIAVSQADVYYLLVLNLFILISVSLFYKQILAVSYDSEFASLRGISVKFFYTLILILAALSVVAAIKVVGLILVIALLTIPTFIAEFFAKRLSSMMIISSLFATFFTICGLLVSYVYDISSGASIIIVGVITLLLVKLLGKK, from the coding sequence ATGCTAGACGCCTTACAATATGATTTTATACAAAATGCAATACTTGCAGGTATCCTTGTATCTATTGCAGCAGGAATTATTGGTTCATTAATTGTTGTTAATAGAATTACTTTTTTAGCTGGAGGAATTGCCCATAGCTCTTACGGAGGGATTGGTCTTGCAATATATTTAGGTTTACCTATTTTATTTGGAGCAACATTTTTTGCAATATTAACAGCAGTGATTATTGCAGCAATAACTTTAAAAAATAGAAAGAGAATTGATTCAATAATAGGTATTATGTGGGCTTTAGGAATGGCAATAGGTATTATTCTAATTGACATAACCCCAGGATATAATGTTGATTTAATGTCATATCTCTTTGGATCAATTATTGCAGTTTCTCAAGCTGATGTTTATTATCTATTGGTTTTAAACTTATTTATATTAATATCAGTATCACTATTTTATAAACAAATACTTGCAGTCTCTTATGATAGTGAATTTGCAAGTTTAAGAGGTATTTCTGTTAAGTTTTTTTATACATTAATACTAATTCTTGCTGCGCTTAGTGTTGTTGCAGCAATTAAAGTTGTAGGTCTAATTTTAGTTATTGCACTATTAACTATTCCTACTTTTATAGCAGAGTTTTTTGCCAAAAGACTCTCTTCAATGATGATTATTAGTTCACTTTTTGCAACATTTTTCACAATTTGTGGATTGTTAGTTTCATATGTATATGACATTAGCTCAGGAGCGAGTATCATTATTGTTGGTGTAATCACACTTTTATTGGTAAAACTATTAGGAAAAAAATGA
- a CDS encoding metal ABC transporter ATP-binding protein, producing MNKIIELRNIFFSYDKQTILEDINLDILKDDFLAIIGPNGGGKSTLLKLILKLLEPKKGKIKNFLKENQIGYVPQNTNLNIDFPITALEVVLMGHKLKKKKLFGYSKEDISCAMHSLKQVSMDNFADSKIGDLSGGQRQRVFIARALCANPKLMLLDEPTASIDVKGQKEVYDLLKELNKSIAIVVVSHDISVLLNYAKNVAHINKNLVYHHLKNIEEKYDDNEHLCEVELLSALGKKQVCCNSTHV from the coding sequence ATGAATAAAATTATAGAATTAAGAAATATATTTTTTTCTTATGATAAACAAACTATTTTAGAAGATATCAATTTAGATATTTTAAAAGATGATTTTCTTGCTATTATTGGTCCAAATGGTGGAGGGAAATCAACTCTACTAAAACTAATACTAAAACTTCTTGAGCCCAAAAAAGGTAAAATCAAAAATTTTTTAAAAGAAAACCAAATTGGTTATGTTCCCCAAAATACAAATTTAAATATTGATTTTCCTATTACTGCTTTAGAAGTAGTGCTTATGGGTCATAAGTTAAAAAAGAAAAAACTATTTGGTTATTCAAAAGAAGATATTTCTTGTGCAATGCACTCATTAAAACAAGTTAGTATGGATAATTTTGCAGATAGTAAAATTGGTGATTTAAGTGGAGGTCAAAGACAAAGAGTCTTTATAGCAAGGGCACTTTGTGCAAATCCAAAATTAATGCTACTTGATGAACCAACTGCAAGTATTGATGTAAAAGGACAAAAAGAAGTATATGATTTATTAAAAGAATTAAATAAGTCTATAGCTATTGTTGTTGTTAGTCACGATATTTCAGTACTTTTAAACTATGCAAAAAATGTTGCCCATATAAATAAAAATTTAGTTTATCATCATTTAAAAAATATTGAAGAAAAGTATGATGATAATGAGCATCTATGTGAAGTAGAACTACTTTCTGCCCTTGGTAAAAAACAAGTTTGTTGTAACTCAACACATGTATAA
- a CDS encoding ElyC/SanA/YdcF family protein has protein sequence MLFTLKKIISALLMPLSIGLTLFVIGLFYLLIQKQRKANFFMIIAFLWTALIAYSPFSNTLVKSLENQYPSYLKIDKSINYVLVLGSGHINNENLSDVSQLSKTALMRLTEGIRIYKELNNAKLILSGYKGDEKLSNAQMMKNVAIKLGLKEESIILHEEAKDTKEESEYTKKTLKKEPFILVTSASHMPRAMKIFEDNWLNPIAAPTDYLAKEEGKIFSVPKASNLKKTESAMHEYIGILWHSITEKVKFLID, from the coding sequence ATGTTATTTACTTTAAAAAAAATTATTTCTGCTTTACTTATGCCTTTGTCTATTGGCTTAACTTTATTTGTAATTGGTTTATTTTATCTATTAATTCAAAAACAAAGAAAAGCAAACTTTTTTATGATTATTGCTTTTTTGTGGACTGCACTAATTGCCTATTCTCCTTTCTCAAATACTTTAGTAAAATCTTTAGAAAATCAATATCCTTCATATTTAAAAATTGACAAATCAATAAATTATGTGTTAGTTTTAGGTTCAGGGCATATAAATAATGAAAATCTATCAGATGTTTCTCAACTTTCAAAAACTGCATTGATGAGACTTACAGAAGGAATTAGAATATATAAAGAACTAAACAATGCAAAACTTATTCTTTCTGGATATAAAGGTGATGAAAAACTATCAAATGCTCAAATGATGAAAAATGTTGCAATAAAACTTGGACTAAAAGAAGAAAGTATCATTTTGCATGAAGAAGCAAAAGATACAAAAGAAGAATCAGAATATACTAAAAAAACTTTAAAAAAAGAACCTTTCATTCTTGTTACATCTGCATCTCATATGCCAAGAGCTATGAAAATATTTGAAGATAATTGGCTAAACCCAATTGCTGCACCTACAGATTATTTAGCTAAAGAAGAAGGTAAAATATTTAGTGTTCCCAAAGCTTCTAACCTTAAAAAAACAGAATCTGCAATGCATGAATATATAGGAATTCTTTGGCACTCAATAACTGAAAAAGTAAAATTCCTTATTGATTGA
- the amrB gene encoding AmmeMemoRadiSam system protein B has protein sequence MDIRKAVVSGSFYPDREEEIKKYIEHFNSSFTLENDLNMNIKAIIVPHAGYIYSGFTANLAYNIAARQNFENIIVIGPSHRHYLEGASIATKSEYETPLGNIKINLNLVEQLKNKFDFLGFDEDAHFEHSTETQAPFIKNYFQNSKIIEIVYGKIDFKKLSFLIDELLKKENNLIVISTDLSHFYKLEEAKHLDNICLNGIINKDITLLDKPCEACGKIGVKAIIESSIKNNYITKFLHYCTSYDRTKDNKSVVGYASFLIGEKT, from the coding sequence ATGGATATTAGAAAAGCAGTAGTAAGTGGAAGTTTTTATCCAGACAGAGAAGAAGAGATTAAAAAATATATAGAGCACTTTAATTCAAGTTTCACATTAGAAAATGATTTAAATATGAATATAAAAGCTATTATTGTTCCCCATGCTGGATATATCTACAGTGGCTTTACTGCTAACTTAGCATATAATATTGCAGCTAGACAAAACTTTGAAAATATAATTGTTATTGGTCCTTCTCATAGACACTACTTAGAAGGTGCTTCTATTGCAACGAAAAGTGAATATGAAACCCCTTTGGGAAATATAAAAATCAATTTAAATCTAGTTGAGCAGTTAAAAAATAAATTTGACTTTCTTGGATTTGATGAAGATGCCCACTTTGAACACTCAACTGAAACACAAGCTCCTTTTATAAAAAACTATTTTCAAAATTCAAAAATAATAGAAATAGTATATGGCAAGATAGATTTCAAGAAATTATCTTTTTTAATTGATGAACTTTTAAAAAAAGAAAATAATTTAATAGTAATAAGTACAGATTTAAGTCACTTTTACAAGCTTGAAGAAGCAAAACATCTTGACAATATTTGCTTAAATGGTATAATAAATAAGGATATAACTTTACTTGATAAACCCTGTGAAGCTTGTGGCAAAATTGGCGTAAAAGCTATAATAGAAAGTTCCATAAAAAATAACTATATAACTAAATTTTTACATTATTGTACAAGTTATGATAGAACAAAAGACAACAAAAGTGTAGTGGGATATGCATCATTTTTAATTGGAGAAAAAACCTAA
- the amrS gene encoding AmmeMemoRadiSam system radical SAM enzyme yields the protein MDYFIKSNKDKLKCLLCSYYCDLKDSQIGICGVNKHINNEVKCLVYGHISAFNIDPIEKKPLYHFLPMSKSLSLGTVGCNFHCNFCQNHGISQEKKIDKTKYISPKEVVNIAKQRDCQSISYTYNEPTIFYPFAKDIAIEAKKFGIKSVFVSNGFESKEVINDMKGIIDAINVDLKSFSESYYKKSLGGNLNQVLENLIQLRRNNIHTEITTLLVPTKNDSKEEITKIVKFIKENLGENTVWHISAFHPDYKELNLPRTSFEKLKEAYDIAKKYGLKYVYIGNVGYENNTYCSNCNELLISREFFNVKKYNLKNDLCPKCNKKLEGVFYGY from the coding sequence ATGGACTATTTTATTAAATCTAATAAGGACAAATTAAAATGTTTACTTTGTTCTTATTATTGTGATTTAAAAGATAGCCAAATAGGTATTTGTGGAGTTAATAAACATATTAACAATGAAGTTAAATGTTTAGTTTATGGTCATATTAGTGCTTTTAATATTGATCCCATTGAAAAGAAACCTTTATATCATTTTCTTCCAATGTCTAAGTCTTTATCTTTAGGAACTGTAGGATGCAATTTCCATTGTAACTTTTGCCAAAATCATGGTATTTCTCAAGAAAAGAAAATAGATAAAACAAAATATATATCACCAAAAGAAGTGGTAAATATAGCAAAACAAAGGGATTGTCAATCAATTTCTTATACTTATAATGAACCAACTATTTTCTACCCCTTTGCGAAGGATATTGCAATTGAAGCTAAAAAGTTTGGAATCAAATCAGTTTTTGTAAGTAATGGTTTTGAAAGTAAAGAAGTCATAAACGATATGAAAGGTATTATTGACGCAATAAATGTTGATTTGAAATCTTTTAGTGAAAGCTATTATAAAAAAAGTCTAGGTGGAAATTTAAATCAAGTTTTAGAAAATTTAATACAATTAAGAAGAAATAATATTCACACTGAAATTACAACATTATTAGTTCCAACAAAAAATGATTCCAAAGAAGAGATAACAAAAATTGTAAAGTTCATTAAAGAAAACCTTGGAGAAAATACAGTTTGGCATATTTCTGCTTTTCATCCTGACTATAAAGAGTTAAACCTTCCTAGAACTTCTTTTGAGAAGTTAAAAGAAGCTTATGATATTGCAAAAAAGTATGGATTAAAATATGTTTATATTGGAAATGTAGGATATGAAAATAATACTTACTGTTCAAACTGCAATGAACTTCTTATTTCAAGGGAATTTTTTAATGTAAAAAAGTATAATCTAAAAAATGACCTATGTCCTAAGTGCAACAAAAAACTAGAAGGAGTCTTTTATGGATATTAG
- the amrA gene encoding AmmeMemoRadiSam system protein A — MQIEDVLLKLAKDSIKSEFDETTYLDTSLKTQFPILNELAASFVTINLDNKLRGCVGSLVAHKTLFDDIIHNAKAAAFNDLRFNRLSYEEFQNIEIEISILTPPQELIYTDLDDLKQKLIPNKHGVILEIGGKRATFLPHVWEQLPTFEAFISQLCKKAGLDPTNLPTYPKIQIYEAEKIKES, encoded by the coding sequence ATGCAAATAGAAGATGTTCTTTTAAAGTTAGCAAAAGATTCTATCAAAAGCGAATTTGATGAAACAACTTATTTAGATACTTCTTTAAAAACTCAATTTCCAATTTTAAATGAACTAGCTGCAAGCTTTGTAACAATAAATCTTGACAATAAGCTAAGAGGTTGTGTTGGCTCACTTGTTGCTCATAAAACCTTATTTGATGATATTATTCACAACGCAAAAGCAGCAGCGTTCAATGACTTAAGGTTTAATAGATTAAGCTATGAAGAGTTTCAAAATATCGAAATTGAGATTTCTATATTAACACCACCTCAAGAGCTAATCTACACAGACTTAGATGACTTAAAACAAAAACTAATACCAAATAAACATGGAGTTATTTTAGAAATAGGAGGGAAAAGAGCAACTTTCCTCCCTCATGTATGGGAACAACTTCCTACTTTTGAAGCTTTTATCTCACAACTTTGTAAAAAAGCAGGACTAGATCCTACAAATCTACCTACTTATCCAAAAATCCAAATCTATGAAGCAGAAAAAATAAAAGAATCTTAA
- the hemH gene encoding ferrochelatase produces MNKTPTKALVLLNMGGARNKNELKMFLTNMFNDKNILTVKSNLLRSFIAKFIVTTRLNSAWENYEEIGGFSPLNPLTEDLVNKLNKQLQEVETFQVMRYTPPFASECIKQLKEKGIKDVVLLPLYPQYSTTTTKSSLEDFEEAAKNEFNLTVIEPFYENDIYNEVIINSITKEVSNARTEDFNLIFSAHGLPQKIVDAGDPYEKQVNDHVQILSEKLKEKGIKFKSISLAYQSKVGPMKWLEPSLDDQLKKYKDDNVLIYPIAFIVDNSETDFELSIEYKEEADEIGIKDYRVCKCVNDDDIFIEAIKDITKLN; encoded by the coding sequence ATGAACAAAACTCCTACAAAAGCATTAGTACTTTTAAATATGGGTGGGGCAAGAAATAAAAATGAACTAAAAATGTTTTTAACAAATATGTTCAATGACAAAAATATATTAACAGTAAAAAGTAATCTTCTTAGATCATTTATTGCAAAGTTTATTGTTACAACAAGATTAAACTCAGCATGGGAAAACTATGAAGAAATTGGAGGATTTTCTCCTTTAAACCCACTTACAGAAGATTTAGTTAATAAATTAAACAAACAATTACAAGAAGTAGAAACTTTCCAAGTTATGAGATATACTCCTCCTTTTGCAAGTGAGTGTATTAAACAATTAAAAGAAAAAGGTATTAAAGATGTAGTATTATTACCTTTATATCCCCAATATTCAACTACAACTACAAAATCTTCATTAGAAGATTTTGAAGAAGCAGCAAAAAATGAATTTAACCTTACAGTTATTGAACCATTTTATGAAAATGACATTTATAATGAAGTAATTATAAATTCTATTACAAAAGAAGTTTCAAATGCTAGAACTGAAGATTTTAACTTAATTTTTTCAGCACATGGACTACCTCAAAAAATTGTAGATGCAGGAGATCCCTATGAAAAACAAGTTAATGATCATGTACAAATACTTTCAGAAAAGCTAAAAGAAAAAGGTATTAAATTTAAATCGATTTCTTTAGCTTACCAATCAAAAGTTGGGCCAATGAAATGGTTAGAGCCATCATTAGATGATCAACTAAAAAAATATAAAGATGATAATGTATTAATCTACCCTATTGCATTTATAGTTGATAATTCAGAAACTGATTTTGAATTAAGTATTGAATACAAAGAAGAAGCAGACGAAATAGGAATAAAAGATTACAGAGTTTGCAAATGTGTAAATGATGATGATATTTTTATTGAAGCTATTAAAGATATTACAAAATTAAACTAG
- a CDS encoding ATP-binding cassette domain-containing protein: MNSKEAVLSIKNLSFGYTKDNLIYKDFSLEVKNNELISIVGASGSGKSTLFELICKNLQPLQGSIKSKRVSCIYQDPYSSFHPSFQIIEQIKDVINPVNLEEKIQDLLEKLNLSKELINKKPHELSGGQLQRCSILRALLMEPDLLLVDEPTSALDNIVAIEVMKLLINNLDKCGMLLITHDNSLANWSSDKIINLNELQKD; this comes from the coding sequence ATGAATAGTAAAGAAGCTGTATTATCTATAAAAAACTTGTCATTTGGTTATACAAAAGATAATTTAATATATAAAGACTTCTCTTTGGAAGTTAAAAACAATGAATTAATTTCTATTGTAGGAGCAAGTGGAAGTGGTAAAAGTACTTTATTTGAACTAATTTGTAAAAATTTGCAACCTTTGCAAGGCTCAATAAAGTCAAAAAGAGTATCTTGTATTTATCAAGATCCGTACAGCTCATTTCATCCATCATTTCAAATTATTGAACAAATTAAAGATGTAATTAACCCTGTCAACTTAGAAGAAAAAATACAAGATCTTTTAGAAAAATTAAATCTATCAAAAGAGTTAATTAATAAAAAACCTCACGAACTAAGTGGTGGACAACTTCAACGATGTTCTATTTTAAGAGCATTACTCATGGAACCTGATTTATTATTAGTAGATGAACCAACCTCAGCTTTAGACAACATTGTCGCCATTGAAGTTATGAAATTATTAATAAATAATTTAGATAAATGTGGTATGCTTCTAATTACTCACGATAACAGTCTTGCCAACTGGAGCAGCGATAAAATAATTAATTTAAATGAATTACAAAAGGATTAA
- a CDS encoding ATP-binding protein produces the protein METKNAPEKYETIINTSQDIDKTAKIIAKSSVIYLSNFAIEGLKDKIELDFQNNFIEAIEIKDIYLNETLVTAYRDENNKIKFTKKLPEKYKLYDSIKKDIIEKKEYTYNKLGKLTIYFKDNAYYKKRIEFSKEENEFLKQNSILKICVSPNWEPFEKIEDGKYIGISSDILKILTNQLNIETKLVHTNTWLESLEKIKNKRCDILPLAFPSKDKQAYLNFTSSFIKLNIVVATKVNVPFFDNIAQVKDKTFAVLRGHYLFKVLKQSYPNVNIIEVDSVEEGLNKVEKKEIFGFIDNSIVINHIIQKNFIGSIAVSGKLNGEMNLSIATRKDLPILNTIFEKALTVLTKEIKEEIFNKWVKINYQIKTDYTLVWQLSIISLFIILITLYWNRKLTLLNRQLQKERNKAYKATKAKANFLANMSHEIRTPMNSIIGMSHLVLETELKKDQKEYIEKIDKSANSLLRIINDILDFSKIEAGKIEFHNAPFKLREVISDCIDYIDIDLEEKDLEFILEYDENLSEYYFGDKLRVSQVFTNILHNAVKFTQKGYIRLKIEQKEEDILYIEIEDTGIGLDKYEEKTIFESFSQGDLSTSKKYEGTGLGLAISKDLVQLMNGKIWVKSQKNKGSTFFVKLELKAYSKKDEKIKINVKPDFSNKTILLVEDNKLNQQIIEGILKGTKANLEIVSTGKNAIKKINNSSSIDLILMDIQMPDLDGYETTKIIRTKNKDIPIIALTANSQDEDIEKSHKCGMNDHLKKPIEIKKLYSTIKRYI, from the coding sequence TTGGAAACAAAAAATGCACCTGAAAAATATGAAACTATAATAAATACTTCACAAGATATAGATAAAACAGCAAAAATAATTGCAAAATCTAGTGTTATTTATCTTTCAAACTTTGCAATTGAAGGACTTAAAGATAAAATAGAGTTAGATTTCCAAAATAACTTTATAGAAGCAATTGAAATAAAAGATATTTATTTAAATGAAACTCTTGTAACTGCTTATAGAGATGAAAATAATAAAATTAAATTTACTAAAAAGCTTCCTGAAAAATATAAACTTTATGACTCAATAAAAAAAGATATTATTGAAAAAAAAGAGTACACATATAATAAATTAGGAAAATTAACAATATATTTTAAAGACAATGCTTACTATAAAAAGAGAATTGAATTTTCCAAAGAAGAAAATGAGTTTTTAAAGCAAAATAGTATTTTAAAAATTTGTGTTTCACCTAATTGGGAACCTTTTGAAAAGATTGAAGATGGTAAATATATAGGTATATCTTCTGATATTTTAAAAATACTTACAAATCAACTTAATATTGAAACAAAATTAGTACATACAAACACGTGGTTAGAGTCTTTAGAAAAAATTAAAAATAAACGTTGTGATATATTACCTTTAGCCTTTCCTTCAAAAGATAAACAAGCTTACTTAAACTTTACAAGTTCATTTATTAAATTAAATATTGTAGTTGCAACGAAAGTAAATGTACCTTTTTTTGATAATATTGCACAAGTTAAAGATAAAACCTTTGCTGTCCTAAGAGGGCACTATTTATTTAAAGTATTAAAACAAAGTTATCCAAATGTTAATATTATCGAAGTTGATTCTGTTGAAGAGGGATTAAATAAAGTTGAAAAAAAAGAGATATTCGGTTTTATTGATAACTCAATTGTAATTAACCATATTATTCAAAAAAATTTCATAGGTTCAATTGCTGTATCTGGAAAACTAAACGGAGAGATGAATCTTTCTATTGCTACTAGAAAAGATCTTCCTATTTTAAATACTATTTTTGAAAAAGCTTTAACAGTATTAACAAAAGAAATCAAAGAAGAAATATTTAATAAATGGGTTAAAATTAATTATCAAATCAAAACAGATTATACTTTAGTTTGGCAACTTTCAATTATCTCTTTATTTATTATTCTAATTACTCTGTATTGGAATAGAAAACTTACTCTTTTAAATAGGCAATTGCAAAAAGAGAGAAATAAAGCTTATAAAGCAACAAAAGCAAAAGCTAATTTTTTAGCAAATATGAGTCATGAAATTAGAACTCCTATGAACTCAATTATTGGAATGAGTCATCTTGTATTAGAGACTGAACTTAAAAAAGATCAAAAAGAATATATTGAAAAAATTGATAAAAGTGCTAATTCTTTACTTAGAATTATCAATGATATTTTAGATTTTTCAAAAATTGAAGCAGGTAAAATAGAGTTTCATAATGCTCCTTTTAAATTAAGAGAAGTAATTAGTGATTGTATTGATTACATTGATATTGATTTAGAAGAAAAGGATTTAGAATTTATTTTAGAGTATGATGAAAACTTAAGTGAATACTATTTTGGTGATAAATTAAGAGTTTCTCAAGTTTTTACTAATATTTTACACAATGCAGTAAAATTTACCCAAAAAGGTTATATTAGATTAAAAATTGAACAAAAAGAAGAAGATATATTATATATTGAAATAGAAGATACTGGTATAGGACTTGATAAATATGAAGAAAAAACTATATTTGAATCTTTTTCTCAAGGTGATTTAAGCACTTCTAAGAAGTATGAAGGTACAGGATTAGGACTTGCAATATCAAAAGATTTAGTACAATTAATGAATGGTAAAATTTGGGTAAAATCACAAAAAAACAAAGGAAGTACTTTTTTTGTAAAACTTGAACTAAAAGCTTACTCAAAAAAAGATGAAAAAATAAAAATAAATGTAAAACCAGATTTCTCAAATAAAACAATACTTCTTGTAGAAGATAATAAATTGAATCAACAAATCATAGAAGGAATACTTAAAGGAACAAAAGCCAACTTAGAAATTGTTTCTACAGGAAAAAATGCTATAAAAAAAATAAATAACTCCTCTTCTATTGATTTAATTTTAATGGATATACAAATGCCTGATTTAGATGGATATGAAACTACAAAAATAATAAGAACAAAGAACAAAGATATCCCTATTATAGCCCTTACAGCCAATAGTCAAGATGAAGATATTGAAAAATCACATAAATGTGGGATGAATGATCACTTAAAAAAACCTATTGAAATAAAGAAACTATATTCCACAATAAAAAGATATATATAA
- a CDS encoding ABC transporter substrate-binding protein has translation MKTLFILLLFINILFSSDQIQPLTESWAPYQIENKNGLSGISIDLIKEIQKRLGNKKEIKLFPWKRAYNITLRKKGYALFLTSKSKEREKLFKWIGPIASIKVRFFKNASRKDLDIKTLEDAKKVDSIIVEGDTITFDTLKMLGFKNLDINTLANNRLNKLLENKTDLLPADEVTFIYNLKQKDLDKKILPVKMEAFFESKLYIAFNKDTSDDIIKDWKSAFEEIKADGTYDKILERY, from the coding sequence ATGAAAACTTTATTTATACTTTTATTATTTATAAATATTTTGTTTTCAAGTGATCAAATACAGCCTCTTACTGAGTCATGGGCTCCTTATCAAATAGAAAATAAAAATGGATTATCTGGAATTAGCATAGACTTAATAAAAGAGATACAAAAAAGATTAGGAAATAAAAAAGAGATAAAACTCTTCCCTTGGAAAAGAGCATATAATATAACCCTAAGAAAAAAAGGTTATGCCCTATTTCTTACTTCAAAATCAAAAGAGAGAGAAAAACTTTTTAAATGGATAGGTCCTATTGCTTCAATTAAAGTAAGATTTTTTAAAAATGCATCAAGAAAAGATTTAGATATAAAAACTCTTGAAGATGCAAAAAAAGTAGATTCAATTATTGTTGAAGGTGATACTATTACATTTGACACACTTAAAATGCTTGGGTTTAAAAATCTTGATATAAATACATTAGCTAACAATAGACTAAATAAGTTGCTAGAAAATAAAACTGACCTTCTACCTGCAGATGAAGTGACTTTTATTTATAATCTTAAACAAAAAGATTTAGATAAAAAAATTCTTCCAGTAAAAATGGAAGCTTTCTTTGAATCAAAATTATATATTGCTTTCAATAAAGACACAAGTGATGATATAATAAAGGATTGGAAATCAGCTTTTGAAGAAATAAAAGCTGATGGCACTTATGATAAAATTTTAGAAAGATATTAA
- a CDS encoding DUF2325 domain-containing protein, whose protein sequence is MSVLIIGGDKIDTIKSILDQLGSFSVTHWDTRKKSSACRKDIPQNTDYVLMLTDFVNHNAMYKYRKEAKKKNIPVICTKRSASSVYCEVCKFLNIKKCEA, encoded by the coding sequence ATGTCAGTTTTAATTATCGGTGGAGACAAAATTGATACTATAAAAAGTATTTTAGATCAGTTGGGAAGTTTTTCAGTTACGCATTGGGATACAAGAAAAAAATCAAGTGCTTGTAGAAAAGATATTCCTCAAAATACAGATTATGTATTAATGTTAACAGATTTTGTAAATCATAATGCAATGTACAAATATAGAAAGGAAGCAAAAAAGAAAAATATTCCAGTTATTTGTACAAAAAGAAGTGCTAGTTCAGTGTATTGTGAGGTTTGTAAGTTTTTAAATATAAAAAAATGTGAGGCATAG